The Silurus meridionalis isolate SWU-2019-XX chromosome 6, ASM1480568v1, whole genome shotgun sequence genome contains the following window.
atttgtaataaatattgaactttattcaaaaaaataaaaagaaacatactGAATCGTGAAAACGTAAACAAATATGAATAgatgaattatattaataaatagtgaagaaaataaaagaaatgcattcaaacagacaaaaactaacactccaaataaataaaaacagttatgtctaacattaaaaaataaataaataaataaatatttaaataaacagcgCATGGTGTCTGATTTGCCTCTAGaagccgctctcgtactgtaaaatgcaacctggaaaaactattgctatggatttttgccataatttgccaatagttccagcaaGCGAATATCGATGCAGACCAATCGGGAAAACCAATAGATCAGTCGATTTCCAGTCATAAAAAGTAGTAAAGACTGAAGGGCAGACAGATGATGGGTGTATCTTATCTAATCAGGCAGAGAAAGAGCGGACTTTGTGctcctcttgtttttttttgcaatgtggAAGATCTGTTACACAATGCAGCCCCAGTCCTCATTACTCTGTCAGTGCTTGTGTTACTGCAGTGCCAGAAATCTGCCCTGCCACTGCTTCCTGACTGGGGTTTTAATATCAGCTACAAGCTTTAATACAGtggaaaggaaacaaaaaaagaaatttaatccTGAACTACACAAGATAGACATCTCTCACACTTGCGTATTGTGTCAGTAACCTAGTTAACATTAGACACGTTTCACACAAAAGACGAAGAGCAAGGGGGAGACACGGTAAAAGAGAAAGGGGGACTAAAAGAGAGAccgtgagagagagaaggagaagtaGTTGGAAAATGAAAGAGGAGATTGATAAAGAGCAAAACTTACAGAGAGAATGATAGATTGTAAGAGAGACATACAGAGACGAATACAAACAGAggcagagtgagagacagaaacaggtCAGCAAaggaaatagagagacaaatagagagaaagattgaGACATAGATGGGTAGAAAAAAGAGTCAGAAATACACAGCCTTTGAATCATGATGGACAAATtgagaaaacagagaaatacTGAGTGTGACAAAGACATAGAGAGATGTCTAGATAGAGCGAGAGATTGGGAGATGGAGAGAAACACATCAAggcagaaaaaagagaaagacaaaaagagaaacaggGAGAATACTGCAATCTGATGACGCAGCGCTACAAAGTAAACAAGCTTCACTACTTCCTCGGTGAGAGGGGGAAACCGGAGAAATACACCAcggaaaaaaggaaataaagactGAGAAAGAATCGCGTTAGTTGATAGTGTATCAGTTCCCACATGGTCCTGTGGTAGAAGAtaaacacgcacgcacgcgcgcggaACTGGAGAAACCCTTGAGCAGAACAGCGCGCGGAACCACCAGAGCAACAAGAGACACCAGTCTGTGTGAATGTTACAGTTGGAGCTCGACACTGTTACACTTCCCCATTCACTGCCTCATACTCGATACCGACCACGATACAAACCCCCGACCACGATACAAAGCCCGATACCGATACCGCCACCAACCCCCCACGATGCCAACCTCAACCCCGACCCCCGGCCGATCTCATTGATGAACGCGTCCATCTCCAGGTATCAATCagtgaatgagagagtgaaAGGTGAAGATTTGAGGGATTCTCCGCCTCGCGCCTCTGCCGCCACATACCGCTATAAATCTGACCTGATGTTATTGTGTATCACCTTCACATCACACCGcagatcatcacacacactcacacactctaatTATACACCCCCCTAGATATATCACAAAACACAAACGGAacgagagaaaaggagaaatctTCCATCTTACCCAGGCGGTGCAGGATTTCAAAATGGTCGGTCTACTTCCGCTCTtcattctttacacacacatacttgcgCGCGCACCCTCACTCACACTCGCACGCACGCAaaatagagacacacacacacactatatatatatatatatatatatatatatatatatatatatatatatatatatatatatatatatatatatatagtatatagtatatatgagAGAGCtctatatttttatgtatatatctgacagatagatagatagatagatagatagatagatagatagatagatagatagatagatagatagatagatagataggagtTACCACTTCATAACGCATGAATTTGATTAACCAATAACACAGTAACATCTGATAGAAATTGTagaagtgcgtgtgtgtgtgtgttgtgtaagaTACTGATTCACTACACTTAAGTGCAAACTAATCTACAactaactgctttatcctgatCAGTTGATCCGAGAAACgccgtgtttgtgtgtgtgtgtgtgtgtgtgaggtctgAAGTGGGAATACACCCTTCACAAGACACCAGTCCACCTTAGACCACCATgtacactctttctctctctctctctcacacacacacacacacacacacacacactcacactgatcGAACAGCTCGTTCTGAGTATGCTTTTGGAAGCGTAGGCGAAACCAGATAACCAAGAGATAGgatagaagagaagagaaatatgTAAAGATACATGTGCAGTAAGCGGATCTGGAATGCTTTaattataaaaggaataaaacacaggcaagcattatttaaattatcatAAACCACAAAATACTAAGTGTTATATGAgggaaatcattcattcataaatctaattaatgggAAAAACCTCCGATCTTATTATTAAAGCTTATATGGATTATATAACCCATATATATAcccccaacaaacacacacacacacacacacaaacatttttttttttttttataaaaataatttatcatCCCAATAAATTTTACATtccaattacatttaaataatcattaaaaatgcataaatctTACAAGTTCAATTGTAATAAACCTCAAAACCTTCTGGTACAAATCTGATTAATGAGttaattaatgattaatgaaTTCACAACATATTTTTCAGTCGAACTTCAGTGTCTTAGGACACAAAACgctaaattataaaaaaaaaaccttaattaTAAACACTCTGAATCTCAGAAactaacaataatataattaacaaaCAATTATAAGAATTAGAATGGATTATTTTAATAGAGAGTCTTTCGATTGGTTTTCAGGTTGACGTCAGTCGTGGAATAAAAACCAGTGGTGGAAATTAGACTATAAATTAGACTATAAATTCCCATCCCTCATCTACCCCTCCTCAAGGGTAAAGTCTATCTGAGACATACAGCTTTTCAAACTGTTATTTATACTACACACAGAAGAAagtgctatctgccctcttccacatacattaACTGCCTGTCATTGGatagtgtcactgtgattgacagcagACAAAGGGTTTCCCCCTCCTACACACAGAGAGCACATGCTTTCCAGGGAAATTATGTTGCTTGAATTGAATCTATTGACAAAAGtgcaatctttttttcttttttttgaaccTCATTCATTACCATATCACAAAAAACAGAGCGTAAATTTGATTATTACGTGTGAAACAAACCAAACATTTTGACTTATTTGCCTAAATCTGGAAAAGAACAGATTGTTTAAAACTGGAAGAGCAGAAATTGattgaacagattttttttttctataattcatattttatggAATCCATAAAAGTATGAAAAACAGTAAGCTGCTTTGGATCAACTGAGATAAAACTCAATAAGTAAAATCTTCTCTGATCTCCTTCTATTGCAAGTTTTAGATCCTGGAGTTGGTGtcatatatatgaaatatttatcatttaatgaATTCAACAACTGCGTTTCGCCTCTCATAAGTGTGTTCTAAATAAAGGGAAAACACAGGTCTTTGGGGAACTATGCTACGAATTGGTAAATACAGCTGAACTGAAAGCAGCTGGGGTTTTTCCCCCTTAAAGCTGTAAGAAGGCTTTGTATTTAACTGGTCAGACGTCAGTGCCTCATAACTGCAGGAACAAAAGTAGCTGTTTTCTACCTTTACACTTACCACAGTCATTTTACATGTATTTGAATATGAGGCACAATGAGAGCAAAGTGAAACTAGAAATGACTGACTAGTAACCAGTTATCTCTTTGGTCTTAGAGTCTCTTCTTCTTTAAATGCTAATCTGTCAACCATTCATCATAGTACAATGAGTGGTCACGTGGTCATAAACTGGCGGAAGGAGTGTCTGGGACTTTTTTGCGTCCTTTGCCTGCTAGTGGACGATCTCTCTCCTCCCATAGAGTGACTCCATCACAGGCGCAGATCTGTTTGGGGTTCTGAAAGAGTCCGGCAGAGCGAGCAATTATGCCACATGCCAGCCTGGGATacaaggagagaaagagaaaaaaaaagagaaaggacagAATCATTAATCAGCAGGATGTACATGGTGACAATAGTAAATTCTCTCAAGCTGGGTCAGCTTCAATGGAGACCATCAGTGGCCACattcaggtctctccagagatgttcaatcgggtttAATTAAGGGATCTGGCCCAGCCATTTAAGAACATCCATATTCGCCTGTCTGTGTGCTTACGGTTGTTGTCATGTTGGAAGGTGAACCTTCAACCTAGACTGTAGTCCTGAGTGTTGTGCAACAGGTtttttattgaggatatctTTGTATTTTGCTCCATTCAGCTGTCCTTTAAACTTTACAAGTTGCCAGGTCCCTGCTACAAAAAACACTGccacagcatgatgcttcccccatcatgcttcacttttgGGATGGTGCCTGGTTTGCTTGAAGGGGGTGAAGTGAAAGGGGTCTGAATACactctgaatgcactgtattatCTTGTGTGTTATCTTGAGTGTAGAAATTAAGAAATGATTGAGATCTGTGCTGTAAAAATGTGTCTCATCACCTCTCTCCTGAGTTTCCTGTTAGTTTAGACAGAGGGTGATTTCCTCTTCCCAGATCATCTTCTCCTGAATCCACCACCAGTGATCGCCCGATCACATCCCACACCTGTCCACAGAGACACGCCATGAGGGACAGGTCGATAAGACCGCAAGTGTAAAACGAGACTGAAATGACTGATAAAGGACACTAAGCAGGTAAGATTTAAAAGCAATACCTCAGTGACAGGCTGCAAATAttcatcattttaatatatttgtacttttatctGTAGTCTTCTTTTGCTTGTCTGCGAATTACCTTCAGCTGCGAATCCTCCAGCCTGAACGTGGCTCTGCCGTCTGCTCCCGCCTGCACGTTTCCTAAATCGCCAACATGCTGTACCACACAAACACCTCCATTCATTACACAGCTGCTCCTCTCCCACCCTGCAGTGCACCTCACTAATAACCTGATAGACACACGACTAGCAGTGCTGCTGAGCTCATTCAAACCATCAGAACACTCCACACAGGAGAAACGTGTTTTATGCTGAGGGACTGACCGATTAAATTAGCATGAATATCCTGCTCTAACGTGATATCGCTGCTGGCATCTTGTTTCAAGAAGCAAGGCTAAAAGTAAACGTACCCTCTCTGGGTTCTGTGGGCCTCCATGCTGCTTTTTGAATGGGTTGTAGTGCTCACCACAACTGTGTGTACaaaacagagtgagagagagaaagacataagtacagatggacagacatgcagaaagagacagaaagataagcaggtagagagagagagagagagagagagagagagagtcatttttaattattcatatttgtgAACATCGGCagtttatatattaaaacaatttaaaacaaactgcctgattaaaaaaattaaataaataaaaaataaataaataaataaaatgaatggaatacactttttttatgttttgattaaattgagtaaataaaatgtaataaatggattaaattaattaagtaaattacatttgttaggccccatttgggtaattcagatgtgtgtttgtaactgttttgtttttttacattttataataaatgtttaagatATGTTGTACTTAACTGttgtacttatttcagcatactttaacaaatttaACTttgtctgcatttaaaaaacacaagatattttcatttattatttcaatttattcattcattcttttattcattcactccctcaatttTTCAGGAATTTTCAggaatttctccttttaagaacaaaaaagaacGCAAATAAAAATTCGATACTTTCTTAATAAAAGCAATGAACGGAATTAGAATCAGAATCGTTTATTCATCTaattgtttggttgcagttgctcacaatAAAAGAAGTCATCAATTCTTTGCAAAAAACCTTTTCAAAATAGACGTGTATTTCTCACATGCGCAGTAAAAATCCTGTTTCCAAACTTGTAGTCCGGCATTTATCATGTTCGTGAGGAAACTCGGATTTTAATTGTTGTAAATGTTCGGCACGTAAAACGAGggttgcattcggtacacatgtgcaccgtACAGAAAGCCCTGTACCAGAACGGTTCGGTATgaatatgtgtaccgttacaccctaAATATATCACACCGCTTCTCACATTCCATTTCTTATCTGTAAGGTGAAAGTGATAGAGGTAACCGTACCTCATGCAGTCCCGTGTGAGGTCTCCGAGTTTATGCACGTGAAGGCCGTGAGGACCGGGTTCCAAGCCATCGATCGTGCCATCAATCAAACAGCGATCCTCAGAGAGCTGCAGGAACCGGACCACGCCCTGCACCGGCCCCGCCCCACTCAGCATAGCCACAGCTGAGCCCagatctgtaacacacacacacacacaaataaaaaaaattacagatcaGGACTCAACCAACATAACTGACAATCTTGATCTTGTCAGGATTTAGCAAGAACTTTACTATCATCCACTACTTTGCATAATTAGTGACATTTAGAAAAGATCTCTATCTGATCTTTTAGCTGTGCTGTGAGCTTGTAATTAAAAAGGAGACAAGAGCCGAACCTGGTTCGGATCCCCCGATGCCCTTTAGTACAGCTCTCCTGCCTGTGCTCTCAATCAGAGCCTGGACCTCTTGAGTAGAAAGTGACGTCTCAACCAAAACATCCTTTCGAGCCAAATCCACCTGCACCGACTGCACACCtgcaacacatacacaccttatacattCACTCAAACTGAGCAGGAACACTTTTTTATCATTGGTCAGGAAATGAGACTCTAGTGTTTGAAGCTTATCAATACTGAatgaaaaaacatgaaacattttgttcctggataattttttataaatagctTTTATGCTCAGAAGTTTACCCAAACTACATATCATAAGGTTCTATGTTTACAGTAAAAGACCTAAATggttaaaattataaatatatactgctgatctcctgaaTAAGAAAAGTCTTTGTCACATACTTTGGTCGGATAAGAGAGCTGCTGCTGGGTCTTTATTAAAGGttgaccgatagtggattttagtGATACCGAAAAACAAGGTTGGATCGTGCTTtctgataaccgattaatcaaccaattATTCAACCGATGGCTTTTGGATAAAAGagcaaacataacactccatgcaAAATAGTACTGCActttattacacacaaaaaacagtactgaatcatgagaatgtgctaaaggaaataaatataaataaataaataaatcaataaataaatatagcgcTCTCTATGCAGTACGCAGTCTCAcgtataaaaacaaacagcatgtagtgtcagtgattcgcctctagatgccgctcttgtaatgaccgTCTCAAACACTCCAGCAACAGACAagacctggaaaaactatcagtatggattttgcCGATAGCAGATAGTTCCCGCAATCTACTATCGGTGCCCATTAATCTTTAAAACCGATTAATCGTTCGACCTCTAGCCAATAGAATTCTTCCAAAGACTGCTATAATTTTAGCTGTTCAGACATCGGGTGGAAGTTCATTCCATCACCTAGAGATGCCAGAACAGAGTAGAATCAGGATGCATTTCTTTCTTGTACCCTATAAGATGGTAGGACCATTCAAGCAAAGTCTGAAGCTGAGAGGGAGCATCCCCTCTGCTTTCTACACTTCCTGTGCAGCCCTGTATTATATTCTACTTAACCAAATGAGACCGTACATTCAGACTAAAATGCAGACTGAAATGAGAACATCGCTACTCACCAGGCTTTTCCTCAAGCACACCTTTAACAGCCCTCACGCAGCTCTCACAGGTCATCTGCACCGCAAACTCCAACTACAGACAGGCAGGAAATCAGAAATTCATCTATTAAAAAGCCAGTCActtgcataagtatttacaCCCCATGCATTCCAACGCATTTTGTGGTCCTACAGAATGGAAACGAAAGGAAGGTTGAAAGAAGGAAAATCAACACTCAGTGCTTTTGTTAGAAAATACAGATCTATTCAAACATGCAGTACAATTTATCTTCATCATACAAAACAAGTCTTTCCAAAATTGCCCTGATGAATAGTGTTGTCTCATGACAGAACCCAAGTGCTATCAGAAGTCACCTTCAGAGCTTAGAAGTTAAGTCATAaaactctggatcagaaggtcacaagttcaaatcccaagaaccactaagctgccactgctgggcccttgagcaagacccttaacccataactgctcagttgtaagtcactctgtataaggacgtctgctaaaggccataaatataaataagttattcagcatcatgaagaacaaTAAGCTGTCTCTAGTAAAACAAAAGACTTTCCACCAGATGTTAGACAGAGGTTTTTATGTTGCTTTTGTGTTACTACTAAATTGACATCTGTCCTACCGTCATTTCACCATTCATTCACCATCCCAGGTAAACACATACAACTGAAGTGGTACACAAATGGAACCTTAATGATACCTTGATCAATTTAGCAATTCTTTTTTCCTGGTGTTTTTTCTGAATGAGCGAGTTTCATATTTAACATGAACAGGAACTATTTCCTCTTCCGTTCATACAAACAAGTACGCGATCGGTCAACCAGATATACTACATGACtgataaaggtttgtggacaccccaGTCTAAGATTcattgtgctttctgaacaacATCCTTTTGCTgctagaataacctccactcttctggggagatgttccactagattttagaatgTGATTTTGGAGATtagtggacatttgtgctctaTTAgctacaggggtgttagtaaagtcaggtagtgtaggtgaggtgaggaggcctggggtgcagtcagcgttcacattcatcccaaaggtgttcaatagatttTATAGCAGCAACctatggaaagcatatcttcttcctgttagctggctttgtgcacaggggcatatatatatatatatatatatatatatatatatatatatatatatatatatatatatatatatatatatatatatatatatatatatagagagagagagagagagagagagagagagagagagagtaatttACCATAAAAATGGATTGATTTTGAACATTTATGACTGTTATAGTGCCACCATAAAATGTTGCATGCTTGTTAAAAATAATCTGTATCTATTATATGATTTTATGATCtagtgtttgtgtaaatatatgCACACTTTCAGGTAAAATAGTGTGTTTTTGAAGCTTTTTTAACTGTTATTGCACCACCTATGATCTGATCTCCATGAAACCTTGCAT
Protein-coding sequences here:
- the LOC124386726 gene encoding copper chaperone for superoxide dismutase-like → METNRAAKLEFAVQMTCESCVRAVKGVLEEKPGVQSVQVDLARKDVLVETSLSTQEVQALIESTGRRAVLKGIGGSEPDLGSAVAMLSGAGPVQGVVRFLQLSEDRCLIDGTIDGLEPGPHGLHVHKLGDLTRDCMSCGEHYNPFKKQHGGPQNPERHVGDLGNVQAGADGRATFRLEDSQLKVWDVIGRSLVVDSGEDDLGRGNHPLSKLTGNSGERLACGIIARSAGLFQNPKQICACDGVTLWEERDRPLAGKGRKKVPDTPSASL